From the genome of Salmonella enterica subsp. houtenae serovar Houten:
CTCTGACGCTAAATGCAGGCGATAGCTGGGCCTTTGTTGGGGCTAACGGGAGCGGGAAGTCGGCGCTCGCCCGCGCGCTGGCGGGGGAGCTGCCGTTATTAACAGGCGAACGCCAGTGTCAGTTTACCCGCATCACTCGTCTGTCCTTTGAACAATTGCAAAAGCTGGTCAGCGATGAGTGGCAACGCAATAACACCGATATGCTCGGTCCTGGCGAAGAAGATACCGGGCGCACTACCGCGGAGATTATTCAGGATGATGTTCACCATCCCGCCCGCTGTGCGATGCTGGCGCAGCAGTTCGGCATTTCCGCTTTACTCGACAGACGTTTTAAATACCTTTCTACCGGCGAGACGCGAAAAGCGCTGCTGTGTCAGGCGCTAATGTCTGAGCCGGAGTTATTGATCCTTGATGAACCGTTCGACGGGCTTGACGTGGCCTCCCGTCAACAACTGGCGCAACGCCTGGCGGTGTTAAACCAGGCGGGTATTACCCTGGCGCTGGTACTCAACCGTTTTGATGAAATCCCGGACTTCGTACAGTTTGCCGGCGTGCTTGCCGACTGTACGCTGGTGGAAACCGGAACGACGGCAGAGTTGCTACAACAGGCGTTGGTCGCTCAACTCGCGCACAGCGAGCGTCTCACCGACTTACCGTTACCCGAACCAGACGAACCTTCCGCCCGCCATGCGTTAGCCGATGGCGAACCACGGATCGTACTTAACGATGGCGTGGTCTCGTATAACGATCGCCCTATCCTCCACCATCTAAGCTGGCGAGTAAATCCGGGTGAACACTGGCAGATCGTCGGTCCTAACGGGGCGGGTAAGTCTACGCTACTTAGCCTTATTACCGGCGATCATCCACAAGGCTACAGCAACGACCTCACGCTGTTCGGTCGGCGGCGAGGAAGCGGCGAAACGATCTGGGATATCAAAAAACATATCGGCTACGTCAGCAGCAGTTTACATCTGGATTACCGCGTCAGTACCACGGTGCGCAATGTAATTCTCTCCGGCTATTTCGATTCTATCGGCATCTACCAGGCCGTTTCAGACAGGCAACGAAAGCTGGCGCAACAGTGGCTGGATATTCTGGGAATCGATAAGCGTACGGCGGATGCCCCCTTCCACAGTCTCTCCTGGGGACAGCAGCGGTTGGCGCTAATCGTGCGCGCGCTGGTTAAGCATCCGACAGTGTTAATTCTGGATGAGCCGCTGCAAGGGCTGGACCCGCTGAACCGCCAACTGGTACGCCGTTTTGTGGATGTATTACTTCGCCAGGGAGAGACCCAACTGCTGTTCGTTTCCCATCATGCAGAGGATGCGCCGGCCTGTATTACCCACCGGCTGGAGTTTGTACCAGAGGGCGATCACTATCGCTATCGGCAATCTACATTACCTTACTCTCCCCCGGGCGTGTGAAGCGCCCTTTTTTCGTGCTTTTTCAGATAAAAGGCGTGATCATACTGAAATCCGTTGATTTACCATTAAATTACTGACGACTATTTGTGAGCAAACTCAAGTGTAAACGATTCCACTAATTTATTACATGTCACACTTTTCGCATCTTTGTTATGCTATGGTTATTCCATACCATAGGCTTAACGGAGCGAATTATGAGAGTACTGGTTACAGGTGGTAGCGGTTACATTGGAAGTCATACCTGTGTGCAATTGCTGCAAAATGGTCATGACGTCGTCATCCTCGATAACCTCTGCAACAGCAAACGCAGCGTACTGCCCGTTATCGAACGTCTGGGTGGCAAGCATCCGACCTTTGTCGAAGGCGATATTCGCAACGAAGCGCTTATAACCGAAATTCTGCACGATCATGCCATTGATACCGTGATTCATTTTGCCGGCCTGAAAGCCGTCGGCGAATCGGTCGCCAGACCGCTGGAGTACTATGACAATAACGTCAACGGTACGCTGCGGTTGATCAGCGCAATGCGCGCGGCTAACGTTAAAAACTTCATTTTTAGCTCCTCCGCCACCGTTTATGGCGATCAGCCCCAAATTCCTTACGTCGAAAGTTTTCCTACCGGCACGCCGCAAAGCCCCTACGGCAAAAGTAAATTGATGGTAGAACAGATCCTCACCGATCTACAAAAAGCCCAGCCGGAGTGGAGTATTGCGCTGCTGCGTTATTTCAACCCGGTCGGCGCACACCCGTCGGGCGACATGGGAGAAGATCCGCAAGGTATTCCAAATAACCTGATGCCCTATATCGCCCAGGTCGCCGTGGGTCGTCGCGAATCGCTCGCCGTTTTCGGCAACGATTACCCGACCGAGGATGGCACCGGCGTGCGCGATTACATTCACGTTATGGACCTGGCCGACGGGCACGTCGTGGCGATGGAAAAACTGGCGGACAAATCCGGCGTACATATTTATAACCTCGGCGCTGGCGTCGGCAGTAGCGTTCTGGACGTAGTCAACGCCTTTAGCAAAGCCTGCGGTAAACCCATTAATTACCACTTCGCGCCGCGTCGCGACGGCGATCTGCCGGCGTATTGGGCGGATGCCAGCAAAGCCGATCGCGAGCTGAACTGGCGCGTCACCCGCACGCTTGACGAAATGGCGCAGGACACCTGGCACTGGCAGTCACGCCATCCGCAGGGATACCCAGATTAAGGACGTTGTTATGACCCCATTTAATCCCATCGATCATCCGCATCGCCGTTATAACCCGCTGACCGGCCAGTGGATTCTGGTTTCGCCGCATCGCGCAAAACGCCCCTGGCAGGGGGCGCAGGAAACGCCGTCTCAGCAAAGGCTGCCGGCGCACGATCCGGACTGCTTCCTGTGCGCGGGCAACACGCGTGTCACTGGCGATAAAAATCCCGATTACCAAGGGACTTACGTCTTTACTAACGATTTCGCGGCGCTGATGGCCGACACGCCGGATGCGCCGGACAGCCACGATCCGCTGATGCGCTGTCAGAGCGCGCGCGGCACCAGCCGCGTGATCTGCTTTTCTCCCGATCACAGTAAAACGCTGCCGGAGTTGAGCCTGCCCGCGCTGACGGACATCGTGAGAACCTGGCAGACGCAGACCGCCGAACTAGGCAAAACCTACCCGTGGGTGCAGATCTTTGAAAATAAAGGCGCGGCGATGGGCTGTTCGAACCCGCATCCGCATGGACAGATCTGGGCCAACAGCTTTCTGCCGAATGAGGCCGAACGCGAAGATCGTTTACAAAAAGCCTATTTCGCCGAGCAGCGCTCGCCAATGCTGGTGGATTATGTCCAGCGGGAACTGGCGGACGGCAGCCGCACCGTGGTCGAAACCGAACACTGGCTGGCGGTGGTGCCTTATTGGGCGGCGTGGCCGTTCGAAACGCTACTGTTACCCAAAACGCATGTCCTGCGCATTACCGATTTAAGCGACGAGCAGCGCGACTCTCTGGCGCTGGCGTTGAAAAAGTTGACCAGTCGTTATGACAACCTGTTTCAGTGTTCCTTCCCTTACTCAATGGGCTGGCACGGCGCGCCGTTTAACGGTGAAGAAAACGCGCACTGGCAGTTGCACGCGCACTTTTATCCGCCGCTGCTGCGTTCTGCGACCGTCCGCAAATTTATGGTCGGCTATGAAATGCTGGCGGAAACCCAGCGTGATTTAACCGCAGAACAGGCGGCTGAACGCCTGCGCGCGGTCAGCGACATCCATTTTCGCGAATCCGGAGTATAAAAATGAATCTGAAAGAGAAAACGCGCGCGCTGTTTGCTGAAATTTTCAGCTACCCTGCCACCCACACGATTCAGGCGCCAGGCCGCGTCAATCTGATCGGCGAGCACACTGATTACAATGATGGTTTTGTTCTGCCCTGCGCTATCGATTATCAGACCGTAATTAGCTGTGCGGCGCGTAACGATCGTACCGTGCGGGTGATTGCCGCCGATTACGACAATCAGGTGGACGAATTTTCACTGGATGCGCCGATCGTGACCCACAATAGCCAGCAGTGGTCTAATTATGTGCGCGGCGTAGTGAAACATCTGCAACAGCGTAACAACACGTTTGGCGGCGTGGATATGGTCATCAGCGGCAATGTGCCGCAGGGCGCCGGGTTAAGCTCCTCCGCCTCGCTGGAAGTGGCGGTGGGCACCGTTTTCCAGCAGCTTTATCATCTGCCGCTGGACGGCGCGCAAATCGCGCTCAACGGCCAGGAAGCCGAGAACCAGTTTGTCGGCTGTAACTGCGGCATCATGGATCAGCTCATCTCTGCGCTCGGCAAAAAAGATCATGCGTTGCTGATTGATTGCCGTACGCTCGGCACCAAAGCGGTTTCCATGCCGAAAGGCGTCGCCGTGGTGATCATCAATAGCAACTTTAAGCGCACCCTGGTGGGCAGCGAATATAATACCCGCCGTGAACAGTGCGAAACCGGCGCTCGTTTCTTCCAGCAGCCGGCCCTGCGCGATGTCAGCCTCGAGGCGTTCAATGCCGTTGCCAGCAAGCTGGACCCGGTAGTCGCAAAACGCGTTCGCCATGTATTGAGCGAAAATGCGCGCGCCGTTGAAGCGGCAGGCGCGCTGGAGAAAGGTGATTTGCACCGTATGGGCCAACTGATGGCGGAGTCTCATGCCTCAATGCGCGATGATTTCGAAATTACCGTCCCGCAGATAGACACGCTGGTAGACATCGTCAAAGCGACCATCGGCGATAAAGGCGGCGTGCGCATGACCGGCGGCGGCTTCGGCGGCTGCGTTGTCGCGCTGATCCCGGAAGATCGGGTTCCCGCCGTTCAGCAGGCCGTTGCGCAACAGTACGAAGCGAAAACCGGTATCAAAGAAACCTTTTATGTATGCAAACCGTCACAAGGAGCAGGACAGTGCTAAATGAAACGCCCGCACTGGCCCCCGATGGTCAGCCGTACCGCCTGTTAACCCTGCGCAACAGCGCAGGGATGGTGGTAACGCTGATGGACTGGGGAGCCACTCTTCTTTCCGCCCGTATTCCGCTGTCTGACGGCAGCGTTCGGGAAGCATTGCTGGGCTGCGCCAGCCCGGAACACTACCCTGAACAGAGAGCGTTCCTCGGCGCCTCTATTGGCCGTTACGCGAACCGTATCGCCAATAGCCGCTATACGTTTGCCGGCGAAACCGTACAGTTAAGACCAGGCCAGGGCGAGAACCAGCTACACGGCGGACCGGAAGGCTTTGACAAGCGTCGCTGGCAAATTGTGAACCAGAACGATCGCCAGGTATTATTCGCGCTCACTTCTGATGACGGCGACCAGGGCTTTCCCGGCCATCTTTGCGCCACGGCGCAATATCGTCTGACCGATGACAATCGAATCTCCATCACCTACCGGGCGACAGTCGATAAACCCTGTCCAGTGAATTTGACCAACCACGTCTATTTTAATCTGGACGGCGATCGGACCGACGTGCGTCAACATAAGCTGCAAATTCTGGCGGATGAGTATCTGCCGGTAGATGAATACGGTATTCCACGTCAGGGGCTAAAATCGGTGGCCAATACCTCGTTTGACTTCCGGATGCCAAAAGTCATCGCCAGCGAGTTTCTCGCCGATGACGATCAGCGCAAGGTTAAAGGCTACGATCATGCTTTCCTGCTACAGACGCAGGGTGATGGCAAAAAGCCAGCGGCCCGTCTGTGGTCGCAGGATGGGAAGCTACAAATGATGGTTTACACCACCGCCCCAGCGCTACAGTTTTATTCCGGCAATTATCTGGCGGGTACGCCTGCCCGCGGGCCAGAACCTTATGCCGACTGGCAAGGGCTGGCGCTGGAAAGCGAACTGCTGCCGGACAGCCCGAATCATCCTGAATGGCCGCAGCCTGACTGTATCCTTCGCCCCGGCGAGGAGTACGCCAGCCTGACCGATTATCAATTTATTCCGTTCTGACGATATGCCTCTACATGCCCGATGGCGCAAGCTTATCGGGCCTACGCGACACGGTTTTGCTTAAACCTCCACCACTTAAAGACAAAATTGCAACCATGAGTTCACAAGAACCTTACACTGCGTCACTATTTTCGCTATGGTTATGCGTAAGGATTGCCGCTGGCATACTGCGGTAATATAATGAGAATTATTATCATTACATAGGCTTTATAGGAGTGAGAGTATGGCTGTAACTAAGCTGGTTCTGGTTCGTCACGGTGAAAGTCAGTGGAACAAGGAGAACCGTTTCACTGGGTGGTATGACGTGGATCTGTCAGAAAAAGGCGTAAGCGAAGCGAAAGCAGCAGGCAAACTGCTAAAAGAAGAAGGTTTCAGCTTTGATTTTGCTTACACTTCCGTACTGAAACGCGCTATCCATACGCTGTGGAACGTACTGGATGAACTGGATCAGGCGTGGCTGCCAGTGGAAAAATCCTGGAAACTCAATGAACGTCACTATGGCGCGTTGCAGGGGCTGAATAAAGCGGAAACAGCAGAAAAATATGGTGACGAGCAGGTTAAGCAGTGGCGCCGCGGTTTTGCCGTGACGCCGCCGGAACTGACCAAAGATGATGAGCGTTATCCGGGTCACGATCCACGTTATGCCAAACTGAGCGAGAAAGAGCTGCCGTTGACCGAAAGTCTGGCGCTGACCATCGACCGCGTGATTCCTTACTGGAACGACACCATCCTGCCGCGTATGAAGAGCGGTGAGCGCGTAATTATCGCCGCTCACGGCAACTCGCTGCGTGCGCTGGTGAAATACCTGGGTAACATGAGTGAAGATGAGATTCTTGAGTTAAACATCCCAACCGGCGTGCCGCTGGTGTATGAATTCGACGAAAACTTCAAGCCAATCAAACATTACTATCTGGGTAACGCCGACGAGATCGCCGCAAAAGCGGCGGCCGTGGCGAACCAGGGTAAAGCGAAGTAAATGATTTTGCCCGGTAAGCGTTAGCCTGCCGGGCCTGCAATATCGCTTAAAAGCTTTTTTACACGCCTATCACGCCGTCAAGCACTACCTGCAATTTGCCCTGTGAACAACGCTCCACGCGTCCTCGCACCCGGTACACTTCAGCCAGACGTTCAGCAGTAATCACCGTCTCCGGCGCGCCGCTGGCAACCAGCCTGCCGTCTTTTAGCATCAACACATGTTCACCGTGACGCAGTGCAACATTAATGTCATGCACCACGACGACCGTCACCCTATTTTGCGCCTGGGTATCCCGGCGCACGAGATCCATTACGTGAAACTGATAGTTTAAATCCAGCGCGCTAAGCGGCTCATCCAGCAACAGAAGCGCCGGGCGACGAATCAGCGATTGCGCCAGCCCAACTAACTGTCGCTGACCACCGGAAAGTTGATCAAGATAATGCAACGCCAGATGGGCGATCCCAAGTTGCTCCAGAATAGCCAGAACCTGCGCTTTGTTCCCGGCGCCTTCTCCGCCGCCCGACGCGCGCTGAGCCACAACGATTGATTCCAGTACATGCAGATGTACCCCCTGCGGTAATGACTGCGGCAAAAACACGACCTTCTGCGCCCGCTCGGCAAGCGATAACGACATAAGATCCTCGCCATCCAGTAGCGCCTCGCCGTCGGCTTTATTAAGCCCAGCCAGCGAACGTAGTAATGTCGATTTACCACAGCCGTTCGGCCCCAATAAAACAGTTATTTTCCCGCGCGGCAGTAAGGGAACGTTGAGATCTGCAATAACCGGCAGAGTAGAATAGCCGGCGCTAAATGACCGGAGCGTTAACCCGCGCATCAGAGGCTCCCCCGATGTCGCAATACAATGCTTAAAAAGAACGGTACTCCAACCAGCGAGGTGACAATCCCCACCGGCACCATTACGCCCGGAACACTATTTTTCGCGGCAATAGAGGCCAGTGACAATACCAGCCCGCCGATCAGCGCGCTGCCCGGGAGGTAGAAACGGTGATCTTCCCCCAAAAGTATTCGCGCGATATGCGGCGCAACGAGACCAATAAAACCAATCGGCCCGACAAAGGCCACCGCCAGCGCCGATAACAGGCTGATACGCAATAACGACAGCAGGCGTAAACGACGGACATGAATCCCAAAGCTCATCGCCCTCTCTTCGCCCAGACGTAATGCCGTTAGTTGCCAGGCGCTTCGTAACGACCAAAAAAGCACCGTAATAAACACAACGGCCAGTACGCCCAATTTTTCCCACGACGCACGGACCAGGCTCCCCATCGTCCAGAATACCAGCCCCTGCAGCGTATCTTCATCAGCCATAAACTGCATAATGGCGACCAACGCGTTAAAGGTGAATACCAGCGCAATCCCGAACAATATCACCCCGGAGGCGGCGACGCCTGTCCAACGGGTAATACCGTCCAGGAGTAACGCGGATAAAAGCGCAAAGATGAACGCATTGGCCGGGATAAACCAGGCGGCAGGAATACCGGGAATACCGATCCCCAACACAATCGCCAGCGCAGCGCCAAAAGCCGCAGCGGACGATACGCCGAGGGTAAACGGCGTCGCCAGCGGATTATTTAAAATAGTTTGCATTTCGGCGCCCGCTAACCCTAACGCCATGCCCACTAGCAGCGCCATCAGAGCATAGGGTAAGCGAATATCCCAGACAATAACGTGTATGCCCGCATTCACCTTTTCCGGCTGAAAAAGCGCCTGCCACAGCGCACTGAGCGGTAAACCAGAAGATCCACAGGTTACATCCACCATCAGTGAAGCTATCATCGCCAGCGCAATAGCTAACATGAGCACGGCCCTTTTACGTATGATTTGGCGATAGCGCGGAATGACTGGCGTAGAAGCGAGATTGGGAGCTAAAAGTGATTTGTCCTGACAGGTCATGGTTCGGGCTACGTTATTAATCAGAGAAGAATTATAGCGCCGAATTATTTCGTTATATATTTATTTATATTTCGAGTGGTAACTCGGTGGTCATCTCATCTGTCTCCGATAAAAAACCGGCCTTGCGGGCCGGTTTAATACGTAATGAAGATTAACCACGGCGGGCTTTTACCGCTGCCGACAACTGACGAAGTAGCGCATCGGTATCTTCCCAGCCAATGCAGGCGTCAGTAATGCTTTTACCATAGGTTAGCGGCTGACCGCTTTCCAGGCTCTGGTTTCCTTCTACCAGATGACTCTCTACCATCACGCCAATAATCGCTTTTTCACCGCCCGCAATCTGCTGGCAGACATCGGCGCAAACCTCCATCTGCTTTTGAAATTGCTTACAGGAGTTGGCATGGCTGAAATCGATCATGACCTGCGGCGTCAGTCCCGCTTTAGCGAGCCCTTCTTTCACCTCTGCAACGTGCTGCGCGCTATAGTTTGGCGCTTTACCGCCGCGCAGAATAATATGGCAATCGCCGTTGCCGCTGGTATTCACTATCGCCGAATGGCCCCATTTAGTGACGGAGAGGAAGCAGTGCGGCGCACCGGCGGCATTGATCGCGTCAATCGCGACTTTAATCGTGCCATCAGTACCATTTTTAAAACCGACCGGGCAAGAGAGGCCGGACGCCAGTTCGCGATGCACCTGAGATTCAGTAGTCCGCGCGCCAATAGCGCCCCAGCTCATTAGATCGGCCAGGTATTGCGGCGTGATCATATCGAGGAATTCGCCGGCGGCAGGCAGACCGCTGTCGTTAATATCCAGCAGCAGTTTGCGCGCGATACGCAGACCGTCGTTAATCTGGAAGCTGTTATCCATGTGCGGATCGTTAATCAGCCCTTTCCAGCCGACGGTGGTACGCGGTTTCTCAAAATAGACGCGCATGACAATTTCAAGCTCGCCTTTAAGCTCATCGCGTAGCGCCAGCAAACGGGCGGCATACTCTTTCGCCGCTGCCGGATCATGAATTGAACAAGGACCAATCACCACCAGCAGGCGATCGTCATTGCCTTTGAGAATTTTATGGATGGCTTTGCGCGCGTGAGCAACGATATTTGCTGCATTTTCCGTTGCAGGAAACTTTTCCAGCAGCGCGACCGGAGGTAATAACTCGTTGATTTCTTTAATGCGTAAGTCGTCGTTCTGATAATTCATGTTTATTCCAGTGTTGCCGTACTTATCCCAATGAATGCAATCTCTCCAATCTATCTCTTCAATTAAATAGTGTAAACGGGCTTTTACACGTTGAACGGAATAATCCTGGAATTCAGGAAAAAAACGCACAAATGTAGCGAAAAATGGGAGCTAACCTACACTTTTTAACTGTAACCACTCTGTTTGTGAATTATTGCAAGATTCTCTGCTGCGTTAATAGGCGGCAGCGAAAGCTTTTTATCCCTTATTTGAGGATTTGACTGACACGTGCACTGTTGGAAGAGGTTATCCGACATATCCACCATAACAGGAGCATCTTATGAAAATGACAAAACTGACTACGCTTTTACTCACCGCTACCCTCGGCCTTGCCAGCGGCGCAGCATTGGCTGCTGAATCTAACGCGCAGTCCAGCAATGGTCAGGCGAACTCGGCAGCAAATGCCGGCCAGGTTGCCCCGGACGCCCGCCAGAATGTGGCGCCGAATGATGTGAATAACAACGACATCAATACCAATGGCAATACCAACAGCACGATGCAGCATCCTGACGGTTCAACCATGAATCATGACGGAATGACCAAGGATGAAGAGCATAAAAATACCATGTGTAAAGATGGTCGCTGCCCGGATATTAATAAAAAAGTGGAAACCGGTAATGGCGTCAATAATGACGTGAATACCAAAACCGACGGTACCACACAGTAATTCAGAAAAAAGTCTGATAACGGGAGAGCTTTCGCTCTCCTTTTTATTTTGTCAGCGAAAAATCAGTATGATGTCTACAGTATTGATGAGAATAACAAAGGAATGACGTTATGGCGCACTCACACTCTCATGCCGATTCACACCTGCCGAAAGATAATAATGCTCGTCGCCTGCTTTTCGCCTTTATCGTCACTGCCGGATTTATGCTCCTTGAGGTGGTGGGCGGGATACTCTCCGGCTCTCTGGCGTTGTTGGCGGATGCGGGACATATGCTCACCGACGCGGCGGCCCTTCTCTTTGCGTTGCTGGCGGTTCAATTTTCCCGTCGCCCCCCAACGGTTCGCCACACTTTTGGCTGGCTGAGACTCACTACTCTGGCGGCCTTTATGAATGCCATTGCGTTAGTGGTCATTACCATCCTCATTGTCTGGGAAGCGATAGAGCGCTTTTACACGCCACGTCCGGTGGCGGGCAATCTGATGATGATGATTGCGGTCGCGGGTCTGCTGGCGAACCTGTTTGCGTTCTGGATTCTCCATCGGGGAAGCGATGAAAAAAACCTGAACGTACGCGCTGCCGCGCTACATGTGATGGGCGATTTGCTGGGTTCCGTCGGCGCAATAGCCGCCGCGCTGATCATTATCTGGACCGGCTGGACGCCAGCGGACCCGATTCTCTCTATTCTGGTTTCGGTACTGGTGCTACGCAGCGCCTGGCGTTTGTTAAAAGATAGCGTCAACGAACTGCTGGAAGGCGCGCCGGTTTCACTGGATATTAATGCCTTACAGCGCCATTTAAGCCGGGAAATCCCCGAAGTTCGCAACGTACACCATGTGCATGTCTGGATGGTCGGCGAAAAACCGCTCATGACATTGCACGCTCAGGTCATTCCGCCACACGACCATGATGCGCTGCTGGAACGCATTCAGGACTTCCTGGCACACGAATACCATATTGCGCACGCTACGATTCAGATGGAGTATCAAGTGTGTCACGGCCCGGACTGTCATCTGAATCAGACGTCATCCGGGCATGTTCATCACCATTAAGGGGAAAGCGCGCGCGATCCTCGAGCCCGCGCGCTGTTTATCCATATGCGGCTACCGTTCACGGCGATAAAGGTCAGGATCAGATATTCCAGCGACATCGCATAGACGCCCTGCAAAGCAAAAATCACCACGCTGATCACGTTGATTATCACCCACAGTAGCCAGTTTTCGACATATTTGCGTGTCATCAGAATCATCGCCGCGATAGACAGCACCATCATGCAAGAGTCCCAGAACGGGAAGGCGTCCGGTTGCAGCACGGGCATCGTCACCTGTAGTCCCAGCATTTGCATAATGGCGACGGCCACGCGCGTCAGGACGGCGAATACGGGATCGATATATCGCGTCATCAGACCGATGGCTATCACACATATCGCCAGCCATGCCATTGCTTTTGACAACGGTAGCCAGCGGATTTTAAGCTCGGCTTCATTATCATTTGTTTGCCGCGACCACGCATACCAGCCATAAATATTGGCGGCAAAGAAAAAGAGTTGCAGCAACAGGCTGGCATAAAGCTGGATCTGAAAGAAAATAATCGCAAACAGGGTGACGTTAACCAGCCCAAAAAAGTAGTTGCTGATCTTCTCCAGACTGGCAAGCCAAATACAGAGCAGGCCGGCGATAGTTCCTACCGCTTCGATCCACGAGAGATCGTAACCGCCAGCGCCGATCGGAATATGAATCAGTATATTGTGCGTACTAAAAAAATCCATTCTCTCCCCCCAAGATTTCCGTCTTTACGCCCGAAGTGTAGCCGCAAAATCCAGCATCCGGTTGAGGGGCAGTAATGCGCCCTCGCGTAGCGCCGTATCAACCTGTATCTCATGCGCCGCGCCTCCCTGCTCCAGCCCTTCAGCGATGGCTTTCAGGCCATTCATCGCCATCCACGGACAGTGAGCGCAACTACGGCAGGTCGCCCCCTCGCCAGCCGTGGGCGCTTCAAGCAACTCTTTTTCAGGCACCGCCTGCTGCATTTTGTAAAAAATGCCGCGATCGGTCGCCACAATAAGCTGTCTGTGCGGCAGCGTTTTTGCCGCCTTAATAAGCTGGCTGGTTGAGCCCACCGCATCGGCCATCTCGACAATGGACTGCGGCGATTCAGGATGAACCAGAATAGCGGCATCGGGATAGATTTTTTTTAAACGGGTCAACGCCTGGGTTTTAAACTCGTCATGCACGATACACGCCCCTTGCCAGCACAGTACATCGGCCCCGGTCTGTTTTTGCACGTAATTCCCCAGGTGTCTGTCCGGCGCCCAGATAATTTTTTCCCCCAAACTATCCAGATGCTCAATCAGTTCTACGGCGATACTGGAGGTCACAACCCAGTCCGCACGCGCTTTAACAGCAGCCGAGGTGTTAGCATAGACCACTACGGTTCTGTCAGGATGGGCATCACAAAAAGCGCTAAATTCGTCTATTGGGCAGCCTAAATCCAGCGAACATTCCGCCGCGAGAGTAGGCATGAGGACCGTTTTTTTCGGGCTGAGGATTTTAGCGGTTTCCCCCATAAACCGTACGCCCGCTACCAGCAGCGTGGATGCGGCGTGCTTCGCGCCGAAACGGGCCATTTCCAGCGAGTCGGAAATACACCCCCCTGTTTCTTCAGCGAGTTGTTGAATTTCCGGATCGGTATAATAATGCGCAACCATCACCGCATCCCGTTCGCTGAGGAGTCGTTTGATTTTCTCACGATAAAATTGCTTTTCCTCGACGCTTAACGGCGTGGGCTTAAGCGAAAATGGATAGATTGCGGTTTGTGAGTCAAACATTACGCTCATCATGGCTTCTCGTTTTATTGACTTAACAAACAAACCGATTTAAGGCGTAAATTACGCTATATTCGGCTGTTTTTGTTTTACATGTTAAACAAGATAGCTGATTGACGAATAAAAGTCACAATAATTGCGGCGGCTGGTTCGAATCGTTAAATTTCGTACATAGCAAAAAAGCGCCTTTAAGGCGCTTTTTTACATTGGTGGGTCGTGCAGGAT
Proteins encoded in this window:
- the yusV gene encoding ABC transporter ATP-binding protein, with translation MRGLTLRSFSAGYSTLPVIADLNVPLLPRGKITVLLGPNGCGKSTLLRSLAGLNKADGEALLDGEDLMSLSLAERAQKVVFLPQSLPQGVHLHVLESIVVAQRASGGGEGAGNKAQVLAILEQLGIAHLALHYLDQLSGGQRQLVGLAQSLIRRPALLLLDEPLSALDLNYQFHVMDLVRRDTQAQNRVTVVVVHDINVALRHGEHVLMLKDGRLVASGAPETVITAERLAEVYRVRGRVERCSQGKLQVVLDGVIGV
- a CDS encoding putative secreted protein, with the translated sequence MKMTKLTTLLLTATLGLASGAALAAESNAQSSNGQANSAANAGQVAPDARQNVAPNDVNNNDINTNGNTNSTMQHPDGSTMNHDGMTKDEEHKNTMCKDGRCPDINKKVETGNGVNNDVNTKTDGTTQ
- a CDS encoding iron ABC transporter permease, which gives rise to MLAIALAMIASLMVDVTCGSSGLPLSALWQALFQPEKVNAGIHVIVWDIRLPYALMALLVGMALGLAGAEMQTILNNPLATPFTLGVSSAAAFGAALAIVLGIGIPGIPAAWFIPANAFIFALLSALLLDGITRWTGVAASGVILFGIALVFTFNALVAIMQFMADEDTLQGLVFWTMGSLVRASWEKLGVLAVVFITVLFWSLRSAWQLTALRLGEERAMSFGIHVRRLRLLSLLRISLLSALAVAFVGPIGFIGLVAPHIARILLGEDHRFYLPGSALIGGLVLSLASIAAKNSVPGVMVPVGIVTSLVGVPFFLSIVLRHRGSL
- the pnuC_1 gene encoding protein PnuC, producing the protein MDFFSTHNILIHIPIGAGGYDLSWIEAVGTIAGLLCIWLASLEKISNYFFGLVNVTLFAIIFFQIQLYASLLLQLFFFAANIYGWYAWSRQTNDNEAELKIRWLPLSKAMAWLAICVIAIGLMTRYIDPVFAVLTRVAVAIMQMLGLQVTMPVLQPDAFPFWDSCMMVLSIAAMILMTRKYVENWLLWVIINVISVVIFALQGVYAMSLEYLILTFIAVNGSRIWINSARARGSRALSP
- the aroG gene encoding Phospho-2-dehydro-3-deoxyheptonate aldolase, with the translated sequence MNYQNDDLRIKEINELLPPVALLEKFPATENAANIVAHARKAIHKILKGNDDRLLVVIGPCSIHDPAAAKEYAARLLALRDELKGELEIVMRVYFEKPRTTVGWKGLINDPHMDNSFQINDGLRIARKLLLDINDSGLPAAGEFLDMITPQYLADLMSWGAIGARTTESQVHRELASGLSCPVGFKNGTDGTIKVAIDAINAAGAPHCFLSVTKWGHSAIVNTSGNGDCHIILRGGKAPNYSAQHVAEVKEGLAKAGLTPQVMIDFSHANSCKQFQKQMEVCADVCQQIAGGEKAIIGVMVESHLVEGNQSLESGQPLTYGKSITDACIGWEDTDALLRQLSAAVKARRG
- the gpmA gene encoding phosphoglyceromutase — translated: MAVTKLVLVRHGESQWNKENRFTGWYDVDLSEKGVSEAKAAGKLLKEEGFSFDFAYTSVLKRAIHTLWNVLDELDQAWLPVEKSWKLNERHYGALQGLNKAETAEKYGDEQVKQWRRGFAVTPPELTKDDERYPGHDPRYAKLSEKELPLTESLALTIDRVIPYWNDTILPRMKSGERVIIAAHGNSLRALVKYLGNMSEDEILELNIPTGVPLVYEFDENFKPIKHYYLGNADEIAAKAAAVANQGKAK
- the zitB gene encoding zinc transporter ZitB, which produces MAHSHSHADSHLPKDNNARRLLFAFIVTAGFMLLEVVGGILSGSLALLADAGHMLTDAAALLFALLAVQFSRRPPTVRHTFGWLRLTTLAAFMNAIALVVITILIVWEAIERFYTPRPVAGNLMMMIAVAGLLANLFAFWILHRGSDEKNLNVRAAALHVMGDLLGSVGAIAAALIIIWTGWTPADPILSILVSVLVLRSAWRLLKDSVNELLEGAPVSLDINALQRHLSREIPEVRNVHHVHVWMVGEKPLMTLHAQVIPPHDHDALLERIQDFLAHEYHIAHATIQMEYQVCHGPDCHLNQTSSGHVHHH